The [Pseudomonas] carboxydohydrogena genome includes a window with the following:
- a CDS encoding potassium transporter Kup: MTSIEPPTDLPHEAAPPDGSWRLTLGSIGVVFGDIGTSPLYAFREAAHNAAGAGMITRPIVLGVLSLVLWALFIVVTAKYVLLLLRADNNGEGGTLSLMALGQRALGRQTWVLLALGVVGAAMFLGDSMITPAISVLSAVEGLKLAAPEFEHYVVPLTVLILVVLFAVQSSGTQRIAAAFGPVMMVWFASLALLGAYHIADDLTVLAAINPYYAVSFMLTHGEISLVTLGAVFLCVTGGEALYADLGHFGRKSIQSAWLFFVLPALLINYFGQGAMLLAHPETIDNTFYRMVPPFLLVPVIILATAATVIASQAVITGAFSLTRQAIQLGLLPRFEVRYTSETHAGQIYLPRVNTLLLIGVLLLVGLFRTSSGLASAYGIAVSTTMVADGIMGFIVVWKLWNWRAAMAAALIAPLVFVDTSFFIANLLKLFEGAWVPLLFGLCLVAMIWTWRRGTAILLNKTRRTEVPLRDLIKSLEKRPPYIVKGTAVFLTSDPEFVPTALLHNLKHNKVLHEHNVILTIRTATTPRVDPIDRVEYEGISEKFSIVRLNFGFMETPNVPKALAIARKLGWQFDIMATSFFVSRRSLKPAAQSSMPLWQDHLFIAMSKSANDATDYFQIPTGRVVEVGTQVTI, translated from the coding sequence ATGACTTCTATCGAACCGCCCACCGACCTCCCTCACGAGGCCGCTCCCCCTGACGGCTCCTGGCGCTTGACCCTCGGCAGCATCGGGGTGGTGTTCGGCGACATCGGCACCTCGCCGCTCTATGCGTTTCGCGAAGCCGCGCATAATGCGGCCGGCGCAGGGATGATTACCCGGCCGATCGTGCTGGGCGTGCTGTCGCTGGTTCTCTGGGCGCTGTTCATCGTGGTGACGGCGAAGTACGTGCTGCTGCTGCTGCGCGCCGACAACAACGGCGAGGGCGGCACACTGTCGCTGATGGCGCTCGGGCAGCGCGCGCTCGGCCGCCAGACCTGGGTGCTGCTCGCGCTGGGCGTGGTCGGAGCCGCGATGTTCCTCGGCGATTCGATGATCACGCCGGCGATCTCGGTGCTGTCGGCTGTCGAAGGTCTGAAACTCGCCGCGCCCGAATTCGAGCATTACGTGGTGCCGCTGACGGTGCTGATCCTCGTGGTCCTGTTTGCGGTGCAGAGCAGCGGCACGCAGCGGATCGCGGCGGCGTTCGGCCCGGTGATGATGGTGTGGTTTGCCTCGCTGGCGCTGCTCGGCGCGTACCACATCGCCGACGATCTGACGGTGCTCGCCGCGATCAATCCTTATTACGCGGTGTCGTTCATGCTCACGCATGGCGAGATCAGCCTCGTGACGCTTGGCGCCGTGTTCCTCTGCGTCACGGGCGGCGAAGCGCTGTATGCCGACCTCGGCCATTTCGGGCGCAAGTCGATTCAGTCGGCATGGCTGTTCTTCGTGCTGCCCGCGCTGCTGATCAATTATTTCGGGCAGGGCGCGATGCTGCTCGCGCATCCCGAGACCATCGACAACACCTTCTACCGCATGGTGCCGCCGTTCTTGCTGGTGCCCGTGATTATCCTGGCGACCGCGGCGACCGTGATCGCCAGCCAGGCCGTCATCACCGGCGCGTTCTCGCTGACCCGGCAGGCGATCCAGCTCGGCCTGCTGCCGCGCTTCGAGGTTCGCTATACGTCGGAGACGCATGCCGGGCAGATCTATCTGCCGCGCGTCAACACGCTGCTGCTGATCGGCGTGCTGTTGCTGGTCGGCCTGTTCCGCACGTCGAGCGGGTTGGCCTCGGCCTACGGCATCGCCGTGTCCACCACCATGGTCGCGGACGGCATCATGGGCTTCATCGTGGTGTGGAAGCTGTGGAACTGGCGCGCGGCAATGGCGGCGGCGCTGATCGCTCCGCTCGTGTTCGTGGACACCAGCTTTTTCATCGCCAATCTGTTGAAGCTGTTTGAAGGCGCGTGGGTGCCGCTTTTGTTCGGCCTCTGCCTTGTCGCGATGATCTGGACCTGGCGGCGCGGCACCGCAATCCTGTTGAACAAGACCCGCCGCACCGAAGTGCCGTTACGCGATCTCATCAAGAGTCTCGAGAAGCGCCCGCCGTATATCGTGAAAGGAACGGCCGTATTCCTCACCAGCGATCCGGAGTTCGTGCCGACGGCGCTTCTGCATAATCTGAAGCACAACAAGGTGCTGCACGAACACAACGTCATCCTCACCATCCGCACCGCCACGACCCCGCGCGTCGATCCGATCGACCGCGTCGAGTACGAGGGCATCAGCGAAAAATTCTCCATCGTGCGGCTGAATTTCGGTTTCATGGAAACGCCGAACGTGCCGAAGGCGCTGGCGATCGCCCGCAAGCTCGGCTGGCAGTTCGACATCATGGCGACATCGTTCTTCGTGTCGCGCCGCTCGCTGAAACCAGCCGCGCAATCCAGCATGCCGCTGTGGCAGGATCACCTGTTCATCGCGATGAGCAAGTCGGCCAACGACGCGACCGACTATTTCCAGATTCCGACCGGCCGCGTGGTCGAGGTCGGAACGCAAGTCACGATCTAG